TGGCCACGTCCCGCGGGCTCGTCGCGATCTTGGAGAACTACCAGAACGCGGACGGCAGCGTCACGGTGCCGAAGGTCCTGCGGCCGTACATGGGCGGACAGGAGAGCCTTCGCGGGCTGGGGTCCGCGGCCCCTTCCTGACCCGTGATGGGGCCATCGACAAGTTAGGATGTCCTAAACTGGGCCGAAAGCCGCTTATACCCTGGCGGCGCATAGGAACGCACGCGGGGCACGGCTGACTGACGACC
This portion of the Thermoplasmata archaeon genome encodes:
- a CDS encoding serine--tRNA ligase; translated protein: ATSRGLVAILENYQNADGSVTVPKVLRPYMGGQESLRGLGSAAPS